The Apium graveolens cultivar Ventura unplaced genomic scaffold, ASM990537v1 ctg2319, whole genome shotgun sequence sequence TTCAAGCAATGAAGATCGGTTCGTCAAAATTTCGATGAAATGATTTCACCAAATTTTGACAAAAACTTGAAATATGATCGGTTCGGCTTGAGTTCGATTCGATTAAATATATATTGAGGATGCAGTTTACTTCCATGTATGCCTCAAAAACTAGTGAGCAGTATTTTGAGGTGCAGTGTCAATAGGATATTTTTATCTTTTAGTATCGTGAATAGAAATGAGATCCTTTTGGCATGTTCTGTCTTTCACTATACAGTACTATGAACCTGATTTTTTGTTTACGGAAACCTGGTTCAGTTTCTTTCATAAATGAAAATCTCTTGTTGACCCTTAATGTGAATCTATAATCTTATTTTTTTACAGATTTGATTTTTGAtgatataaatttaattattgaATTAAATCAGTCTAGAATTGTCACTTACAAGGAGTACTATGTCAGAAAATTTATGATTCGATAAGATGAACTATATATATATTGGCTTCTGCAATTTGACCTCACAACGTTCAAAACCAAAATCGAGGAGTTTCTTTTGGAACGGTGGAATTATATAGTTCTAAAGAATCTGTTTGGTTATGGTTATTTTGCATGGATGTGATTCGGTTGCATTGATTTTTTTTCCCCTTAATTCAGGTTTTGATGGAGTTGAAATCCACGGTGCTCATGGTTACCTAGTAGACCAATTCTTGAAAGATCAAGTCAACGATCGAACAGACAAGTATGGAGGCTCCTTGGAGAACCGCTGCAGATTTGCTCTAGAAATTGTTAAAGCTGTGTCAGAAGAGATAGGCGCAGACAGAGTAGGCATAAGGCTTTCACCCTTTGCAAATTACATGGAATCAGGGGATTCGAATCCGGAAGCTTTGGGGCTTTACATGGCGGAGTCCTTGAATAAATACAATATTCTCTTTTGCCACATGGTTGAGCCTAGGATGAAAACCGTGGGAGAGAAAGCCGAGACTCCCCACAGTCTTGTGCCTATGAGAAAAGCATATCATGGTACTTTCATTGTTGCTGGAGGCTATGGCAGAGAAGACGGTAATAATGCTGTGGCTCAGAACCGTGCAGACCTTGTTGCTTACGGTCGACATTTTCTGGCCAATCCAGACCTACCAAAGCGGTTTGAGCTTGATGCACCTCTCAACAAGTATGATAGAAGCACATTTTATTTATCCGATCCGGTTGTTGGTTACACCGATTATCCATTTCTCGATGAAACAAAAACTGCTCAACTGACAAAACACGAAAAGAAAGAAGCCTGATGTGTTTACTGTTTCCCCTTTTCTGCTATTGATTTGGGGGTTAGTGTGTGTGTCTGATGCAAGTAGCATCTATTCTTAATTCTACTAGTCAGTCCAgcttaatgtgaattagaaaaaCTTGTTGCATTGTATCACTTGTAATTGTGATGATATAAATTTGGCCAAGTTTATAGCATTTGGCCTATGAATAGTTAAAAATGATAAGAACTCTATTTGAGTTGATCAGATTGCCTGCTTACAATAGaaattcagaaaagatataacAAAAGTTGAGCTAGCCC is a genomic window containing:
- the LOC141700425 gene encoding putative 12-oxophytodienoate reductase 11, with the protein product MGEVPAMHVPLMTPYKMGNFQLSHRVVLAPLTRQRSYGNVPQPHAVLYYSQRTTKGGLLISEATGVSDTAQGYPDTPGIWTKEQVEAWKPIVDAVHAKGGIFFCQIWHVGRVSNTGFQPNGQAPISSTDKGITPKIRANGVDVAQFTPPRRLTTEEIPQHINDFRLAANNAMEAGFDGVEIHGAHGYLVDQFLKDQVNDRTDKYGGSLENRCRFALEIVKAVSEEIGADRVGIRLSPFANYMESGDSNPEALGLYMAESLNKYNILFCHMVEPRMKTVGEKAETPHSLVPMRKAYHGTFIVAGGYGREDGNNAVAQNRADLVAYGRHFLANPDLPKRFELDAPLNKYDRSTFYLSDPVVGYTDYPFLDETKTAQLTKHEKKEA